From Hydra vulgaris chromosome 15, alternate assembly HydraT2T_AEP, one genomic window encodes:
- the LOC136072156 gene encoding large ribosomal subunit protein eL31-like gives MAKKNDKKKSTKSPMNEVVTREYTINLHKRIHDLPFKKKAPRAIREIKKFAKKMMGTTDVRIDTGLNKYVWSHGIRNVPRRARVRLARRRNEDEDSANKLYTLVTVVKVDSFKKLQTINVEAED, from the exons atggcaaaaaaaaacgACAAGAAAAAGTCGACTAAATCGCCTATGAATGAAGTGGTGACAAGAGAGTATACTATTAATTTGCATAAAAGAATTCATGACTt ACCGTTTAAGAAAAAGGCTCCACGAGCAataagagaaattaaaaaatttgccaaGAAAATGATGGGCACTACTGATGTTCGAATAGATACTGGTTTAAACAAGTATGTGTGGTCTCATGGTATTCG CAATGTTCCTCGTCGTGCTAGAGTTCGCTTGGCTCGTCGTAGAAACGAAGATGAAGATTCTGCTAACAAATTATATACTCTGGTAACCGTTGTCAAAGTTGACTCCTTCAAAA aactccAAACCATTAATGTTGAAGCTGAAGATTAA